Sequence from the Leptospira johnsonii genome:
AACAATCCATTCTTAGGTCTTTGATCCCTTTTTTTCAGGGGAATAATTTTTTTACTAAAATATATGAGGATATACTATAAATCGCAGGTTTGTTCGAAAATAGAAGGTCCCTTATAGAGAGACTTTTATTGATTCTGCCAGATTGGCTTTATTCGTTTAATTGAAAGATTATTGCCCTACACAAAGGAAATATCTAAACTTATTACATACGTTGTAATCAGGCAATCCAAGAGCTGTCTGTTTCGAGATCAGATTGGAATCCGTAGCTCCCAAGTTCCCCACGATACCCGAAATAGATACCGAATTGGTAGACCAGGAAACCAGGCCACCTGCTTGGTTTGTTCCTGCACATTCGCTTAGGATCTTCGAAGTGGCATCCGACCATGTATTCAATAAGCCTGTCCAAATCAGGCCACTACCAAGTGCCTGAGAAAGTTCCGGATTAAAGTTATAAATCCTACCCGAATCGGTTGTGAACATCCTCTTGTTCTGAGTTCCGAAATAATAATTCGTATTAGCAGCAAAAGGCCAATCGTTATACTGAATGCCTCTAGTTTTAGAGCCGTTATTCGGACCGGTCACACTCAATAGAGCTTTATAAGTCATAGAACTCGGAAAATTTCCGGGTTTATTGGAAGAAGAATTACAAGCAGCATCTGCAAAACCTCTGGCATCATCATCTAACTTACTGTCCACAGCGAAATTCCCTTGCCAGTCTTTTCCATCGTTAGTTGCCACGAATGCACACTTATCCAAATCCTTAGTATCAAATGAGATCGATTGCGGAACGTTACTAACCGAATCAATTGCTATGATGGAATACTTTTGCTCCACACAATCCGGATCATCCAAATAAAGAGAGATCACTGCCTGATAAGCTTGTAGAGAAGGATTAAAAGTATAAGTATTATCGTTACTTCCTGCAATACTTCTGATCTCAATGGCACTAGGATTATTTGTGCTAAAGATGAATGTGATTGTTTCTCCTGTATCTGGACTTAAAGGAGTGACTAATTCTAATACTACTGTATTGGAAGAAGTCGAACGTTCCGGTACTGTATTCGGAGCAGCAGCTCCCGGAGAATCAACTAGTTGTAATGGGACAGCAGGAGTTCCTACACCGACTAACAATGTAGGATCGATCATGATTGCTCCGGTAATCGGACTCTTACTACTATCGAAGTCGATACTATCCGCCTTATTACAATGAGTCGAGGTGAATGATAAGACCAGAAAAAGAAAGGGCAGAGAATGAGCGTAACGCATATCGAGCCTCGTCTAAAAGACAAGGCTCAAATACTATCCTATAAGAAAGGATCTTGATAAACTTTTTTCTAAAGAACGTAAAAAGTTTAGGTCAAACGAATTGCTACAGACGTAACACTATTGTCCTACGCAAACGATATTACGTCTTTGAGCACACGAAGTCTGGATCACTTGAGCAGGATCCGTAGTTGTCATTTCCGCAATAGAGTTTCCGTTTACTGCAGAAAGAACTCCTTGGGTTCCGGTTGCAGTGGCAGAATACCAAGAAGAATAAGGCGCTCCGGATGGTTGTAACGATGCACACTGAGTTTGTGTAGGAGTATCAGTTGTCCAATCTATGGAACTGAAACCAGTCCAAATTTTACCTGTTGTTCCGAGAGCATTTGTCCACTGATCTGCATTTGCAAAGCCGATCGTAGTAGAAGAACTGAAACTATATGCTAACTTCTTGCCGCTCTGGCTGAAATATTTACGGAACGAACTGAATACCCAATCGGTGGATGGATTTCTGAGATTTCCACTCGGACTATAACTTACCGCGATCATCGCCTTGTAACCTACATCCTTATTAATACCGTCAGGAATATTAGAATTACATATATTGTCCGCTACCTCTATCGGGCCTGCGAAAGTTAGATTATCGATCCCCTTTTTAGCAAAGTTCCCAAGGTATCCTGCTCCATTATTTGTTGCGACGAAGATACATTTATCAGAATCATTTACCTTAACTTTAAATGTCTGAGAAATTCCGGACGCTACATCTACTGCAACAAGATCATAGTAATTATTGATACAATTTTCGTCGGATAGGGAATTGATTTGGAATCCACCTTTATAATCGAAGTTGGAGTTTTGAGGGTTCGGCCCGAAATCCACGGTAAGATAATCCTGATACCCCCCTTGGTCCGGATTATAATCAGTTACGAAGGTAAGATTATCATTTCTATAAAACCTGAATTGGATGGTACTTCCGTCGGAAGGAGGATTTTGCACTCCGAACAAAATATCCGCCGCATCGTTTTCATCTACGCTAAGAATGGTTTCTCCCTCGTTCAAAAAAGGTTCGATCGGATAAGGGGGAAGCGTAACGAATAAATTCCAGAAGATAGAGGGATCTATAGTGATCGCGCCTGCTAAGCTAGGCTTACTTCCATCTAGGGCTGTGGATTCCGCATTATTACACTTGGAAATCCATAAAGTAAGACATAATAGAATGAAAGCCGTCCTTAATGATTTAGATCCTTTCATATTTGCACCCGCCCGATCTCTCAGAGGAAAATACCCCTTAAAGTATGAAAACAGCCAAGCAGGAAAAAAATTGAACGATTTTTTTGGTTTAATCCGGGGAATAAACGCAAATAAACGGCAGAGCCAAAGGAGCATCGCAACTAGAAAGAGTCATATAGGCAGCATCTCCGGTAACTACGCTCGAAGTGCCCAAGTTTCCACTAGATGAACCGCTAGTATCCGTCCAACTTTCAGAGCCATTCAAACAGGTATTGCTGTCCATTCTTCCCCAACCTGAATGCATTCCAGTCCAATATTGTCCTGAATCTATCAGAGGATTATCAAAGTCCGAACTTGGAGGCCAGATGCCACCAATGGAAAAAACTTTTACCCAAGTTCCGTCCCCTTTTTTACGAACGTATCTTTTATTAGTTCGGAAGAAGGAAGTAGAAGATAATGTTTCTCCAGGATTTCTATCTCCGTAGGTAGTGGAGAGAGCACCTACCATCGCTTTATAATAAGCAGGATTTCTGGGTAGACCTTTTCCGCTCGCCAAGTTTTTACAATGATTATCCATTGCACCGAGCCCACCTAATTGAGCTACGGTTTTAGAGGAAGATTCGAAAATACAATAATCCCCATCCTTTACGTTTACATCATATACGAAAGTATCTCCTGTAGAATCTTTCGTTATTCTGAAACTAAACTTGTCTCCTGCACGATCCAAGCAGTTATCATCATCTGCATTTAACGCAAAACCGATAGAATGAGTGCCTGTATTTGCGGGAAGAGTAAATGTATTATACCCCACAAAACTAGGCGAGGATACTGTAGTATAACTTTCGATCTGCATCGTAAAATTCTCGTCTACGGCGCTTTGTTCCGAAAATGTAAGATCAATGGAAGTATTTCCCGCATCATACATAATATTAGAAGAAAGTTGTGGAAGACCTTTGGGAACTGTCTCGGCTCCGATAATATTCGGTAAAACAACATTCAAAAGAACGCCGGCAGCACTGCTGCTGCCGTCCAAATTGATCGGGTTTGCCTGATTGCAAAAAGAGAATAGGGAGAATAACGATACGATCGGGATAAATCTGAAAAAAGTCTTTGGATTCAAATTCATAGTTCTAGGTTAGGTAATTTCTTTTTAGGGATCACAAATCAAATTGCGAGTTTTTGCTCACTTTTTTTCGGATTTATAGAGCGAACAGCGTTTATTACTAGAAAAAATTTATCCCTTAAGATTTATCTACTTTTCTTACTTTATCAATTTCCTTTCGGAAAGATTCGTACGGATCATCGGGATCCACCTTTCCTTTTTGAGGAGTTGTTTTATCTGAAGAAGATTTGTGAGAAGTAAACCATTCGTCCACATGTTTGATTACTTTTGCAATCCGACTTCTGTTATCTTCTTCCTCTGCGGTCCGGACTTTGTTTTGCAGGACTTCCATTCTTTCGGATAGTATTCTATGTAATTCTCTGGCTTTGTTCCTAAAGGATTCGTTTGCCGGATAACAAAGGATTTGGTCCATTCTTTCCTTTCCTTTTTCCCAGGTTATAAAAACGAACTTTTCCCGCTCCAAAATTTGGTAATATAGATCCGCGGAGTATTCTCCTACATTTCCTTGGATCTCAGAAACGGTAGGCGGAACACTACGTCTAAAATAAAACTCATCCATTGCAGAAGAAATTTTAGATTTCTGTTCTGCCGAGCGGATCTTTTCTTCTTCTTTGATCTTTTCTTGGATCTTTGCCTGCTCTTCTTTTTTGGAAGTCTCGTGATTTCTGGCCTTGAGTATGTTTTGTTGCCCTTTGATCTTTTCTTTTGCTTGGGCAAAGAATACGTCTTGGAATATTCTTCCTATTCCCAAAAGATCCAGAATTGTATAATACCAAGGGAAATAATCTAAATAACCTTTTCTTAATACTTTTCCGTAAGCTCTTACCAGATCTGGTTCTCGGAAGATCGATTTGATCTGAGGCTCGTTGGATTCTACAAGCTGTCGGATACATAGGATTTTCCAAGTTTCTACGTTTGTGGCAGCTCCCAAACTAAGGATAATCTGTCTGACGCTGTTCGGATTTTTATGAAAGAATGCATGGATAGTGGTGGTTTTGGTTTCCCAGGTGGAATAACCGATCTCTAGATCGTCTATCAGCATTCTTTTTAATTCTTCCGGATAAGATTTGAATTCTTTGTCCGGGACTAAGAGCACTTTCTTTTCCCAAGAACCCGATTCTGAGAGAAGATTCTTTTTGATATCGTGGAATCTATTCCTGTCTTTTTCTGCGGATTGTTTATGAAGTTCTTTTTCTGCAAGCTCGGAAAGGCTCCGAACTAAAACCACACTCAACATTCCAGGATTTCCCGGACTTGGACTGCCTGGTAGAGCTCTTGCAAAGGCTTCTGCTCTTTCTATTTTGAATTTTGTAGTATCCGGATTGGAAGTATTAGAATAATATAATTTTTCTTCCATGGCGATCTTTTGGAATTCTTCCGTTAGAACATGGCGTAATTGTTTTGTTCCTTTGGATTGGATAAAATCGTCTATGTAGTCCATGATCTCGACAGCCTCTTTCGAATTTTTGATTCCGAAGAGTCCGTATCCGGGAACATCTATGACTCTTCCTTTTTTATGAAGATCGTCCTCTAATTCGAATAAGAAATCCTTAATGAATTCAGCATTTGCAGGAATTCGGAAATGTTCATTATGGAATGACTGTCTTAAATATAAAAATAACTGAGGAAATGGAGCTTCTTTTCTTGCTCCCCATTCTAGATCTGATTCCAGATTTTCCCAAAGTAGGGTTTTATTTGTTTCCGGCTTTCGATCTAGATAACTTAAGAGGGAAGAAACGGAATAATCCAGAAGTTCTAGATAGATCCTACTCAGATCCAAAGATTCCGCTTCCGGAAAAGAAGCGTAACAAGGAAGTGCTTCGGGTTGTTTTTCAGCACTATCACTGATCAGATACGCAAGCTGAGAAACTGTGCCGTCTTCCAACAGGCGTTTTAAGTGAAGATCGATATCTTTAGGGCTTAACTCCCCAACTTCTGGAACTCTATGATGAGGTTCGAATAATTGCCTCTTCTTTACGTTTTTGAAAGATGTCGCTGCCGAAATCGCTTTGTATACGGAGTGAGTTATCTTGTCGTTCATGTAGTAACTCACTACTTCGTTTAACTTCTTAACTTTTAAAAAGTTGGGAACGGCTGCATTGCCTGTATGTGGATCTAAGGGTTTGGGACCTTTTGCGTTCATCTTTGTCTATAAATAATTAAATATTAAGAATTTAGCATATAGTTGCGGAAAAGTATCCACGTAAAGATATGAATATCCCTGAGGATACTCAAAACCATCATATAATGCATTCTAATCGCTTCCACCGAAAAACCTAAATCCTTCTTCTTTTTCGATAAAACCCATATAAACCGAAGGACGTATGCCAAAGTCCCTATGTGAATCCTCTTGACGAAGCATAGGGAAGAGCTTTCCTGGAATAGAATGCAACTGAAGAAAAAGACTCCCTTCTCTCCCAAAAAGCTATTATTCGTAATTTTAGACGGCGTAGGTTATACTCCTAAAGGACCCGAATTCGGGAACGCGATTGCAGGCGCCAATCTTCCTTTCCTCAATAAACTTTGGAAAGAATCTCCCACCATACTTTTGAAAGCACATGGAACCGCTGTTGGAATGCCTTCTGATGAGGACATGGGCAACTCCGAAGTAGGTCATAATGTATTGGGCTGCGGGCGTATTTTCGATCAGGGTGCTAAGCTGGTCAATAACTCTATCGCCGAAGGACTGTTATTCGAAGGAAAAGCTTGGAAAGAAATTGTCGAAAATACCAAGACTAAAAATTCCACACTTCATTTGATCGGCTTGTTCTCAGACGGAAACGTTCACGCGCATATCGATCATACAAAGTCTTTGATACAAGCTGCGATCCAGGAGAAGGTTCCAAAGATCAGATTGCACATTCTTCTAGACGGAAGGGACGTGCCTGAAAAATCTGCATTAGATTATCTGACCCCTTTCGAAGAATGGCTAACCACTCTTAGGTCTAAAGGTGCTGACGTAAAGGTCGCATCCGGCGGTGGAAGAATGACCATCACCATGGACCGTTACGAAGCGGATTGGTCCATGGTAGAGAGAGGCTGGAAGATCCATGTTCATGGAGAAGGTAGAGCTTTCCCTGATGCAAAGACCGCAATCGAAACTTTTAGAAAAGAAGATCCTGCTGTGATCGATCAATATCTTCCAAGTTTTGTGGTAGAAGAATCTGGAAAGCCGGTCGGAAAAATTCTGAGCGGAGATTCTGTAGTATTTACAAATTTCAGAGGGGATAGAGCGATTGAGATCTCCCAAGCATTCACCCAGAAAAATTTTGATAAATTCGATAGAGGAAATTTCCCTGAAGTATGTTACGCAGGGATGATGCAGTACGACGGGGACCTACAATTACCTGAACGCTTTTTAGTAAGTCCTCCTGCGATTGATCGCACCTTGGGCGAATATATGGCCAAATCCGGGATCAACCAATACGCGTTATCCGAAACACAGAAATATGGACACGTGACTTTCTTCTGGAATGGAAATCGTTCCGGAAAATTTGACTCCAAAAGTGAAGAATATAAGGAAATTCCTTCCGATGTAATTCCATTCGATCAAACACCTGAAATGAAAGCACAAGCGATTACTGCAGAACTCGAAAGAGTTTTAGGAGAAAATCATTCTGACTTCTATAGGATTAATTTCCCGAACGGAGACATGGTAGGTCATACTGGAAATTATCCGGCAACAGTTAAGGCTATGGAATTCTTGGACGGATGTATGGGTCGTCTTGCAGAAGCATGCAAAAAAAATAATGTAGTTCTATTGGTAAGTGCGGACCACGGGAACGCTGATGAGATGTACCAATTGGACAAAAAGGGAAATGTGCAGAAGGACAAGGAAGGCAAACCTGTTCCTAAAACTTCTCATACCTTAAATCCTGTTCCTTTTAGCGTTTTGGACCCTGAGAACAAGATCAAATTAAGAACAGACTTGCAAGAACCTGGACTGGCTAACGTTGCTGCCACGATCTTAGATATAATGGGATACGAAACCCCCGAAGGATATCATCCTAGTTTAATAGCAAAATAAGATCAATCGCTTACGCAGTGTAACGCGTAACCTAGGCTTTTATCGAATTGGTTTAGGCTTCCATACATGAATACTACTGTTCTCGCAAACTGATCCATTGGAGAACCTGTAATTCCTTTAGATGCGGTCCAAGTTGCAGGAGAAACTGGGTTGGGAAATGCAGTGGTGTTTATATACGGATCTGCACCTCCTTCTACCAAAGAATATAGTTCCTCCGCTCTAGGAAGTCTCCAGTTTTCCCGGTCTGCATAACCTATTCCTGGTCCATGTATGGTGTTCAGGTAGGCACATCCATCTAACGCAGATCCCCAAGAAATATTTGTAGCAGAACCTGATGCACAACCCGGTCCACTTCTTCCTTCCCAACAAGTTTTCCAAACAAGTCCAGTGGAAGTATCGGTAGTGGTAACATCCAAAGTATAAGTTCCATGTGTAGTCGGACCGGAATAGACCTGACCTCCGGTAACAGTGGCTCCGGTCGTGGTAGTAAAAGTAGATTGATGACTCACTGAGTTTCCCGCTTCGTCTTGTAAAGAGCTGGAAGGAATGGTCCAACGGATTTGGGATTCTTCCGGAAAATAAACCCAGCTTACGGTAATGACTAAGGTTTGAGAGTCCTGCCAATCGAATATTGTATTGCTGTTCGGAATTGTAACCCATGAGGTTCCATTATAAATCTCTGTGGTCATGGTCATAGTGAGACCGGTGTTCATGGGTTCCGCAAAACTCAGACTAAGTGATCCAGGAGAAAGAGCGACTCCAGTGGTACCGTCACTCGGATTAGATGCAGAAATCGTTGGAGTAACAGTATCCACAGTTACGTCAGAAGTGGAAACAGCGGATACATTCCCCGCCTTATCTCTTGCCAGATATTTGAAAGATGTAGTACTATTTGCTGGTACATTGATAGCAGTAGAATATTGCGTTCCTGTATTTACTGTCCCAGTCGCTCCGTCTATATCGGGAGTAGAAGTATCGGTAACATATGCTACTTTGTCGCAACCCGCTCCTCCAGTATCCGAACAAAGAATAGAAACATTTTGAGAAGAAGTATAAGCACCACCTGCTGGATTCGTGCTCACAGTGGGATAACTATCATCCCGAACGATCTTGAAAATCCCGGACCCAGTTATATCTTCTTCCGGGTCGGTCACGCAAACTCGAACATGACTTGCTCCCAAAGGAAGAAGGCTCGCATTGATCGTGGTGATATTATCTGTGTTTGCTATAGCAGTTCCTGTGATCAAACTTGTACCACTTGTGCAAGAGTCTGCATCTATGCGAACATCATAAGGTCCGGCAGTATCCGATCTCCATGTGAGATCAGAAGAGGTAACTGCTCCAGGATTATTACTTACGAATTTTGCGCTAAGGCTGCCGCTGACAGCTGGGCCTGGAAGACATACATCTAATTCTCCCAAGATACAACGAACAAAGGTTGTCTCCCACCAAGCATCCGAAAAAGGGATGGCTGGGTTATGCACTTCTATAGGTTTGCATAACATTCCGAATCCAACTAAAAATATTAAAAAGCGAGCCCGCATATTGTTATCTTGAGAGTGGGTTTACTAACAAAAGGACGAATTTATCCTCTGATCTATTTCCACTTAGTAAATAAGTTTTTAACACTTATATCCCTATCTCATCGGGGATAATCCTCCGACAAAAAAAAGTATCCCATTCCTGATTTCAGGCTTTTTTTGTCGGTTTTTCTTTCTTTTTAGAAGTTAGGGGCGGGCGGACCTTAGAAAATCCTTCCCATAACATTTCAGCAGATTGTTCCAAAAGAGAAGTTTCTATGTGATTCTCCTGGATCCGATGAAACCGTAGGATTCCAGTAAAAGAGCCAAGAATGAGATAAGGATAAAGTTGTTTGAGATTTTTATCGTTCTCTGCAGGTTCAAAGTATTCTGAAATTTTTTGTTTTAAGGCCACAGCCTCTTTCGTGCTTTCCTCATCCAGTATGTAAGAAGATAGATTTCTTTCTATCATGATCAACTGGTCGAATTTTCCTTGGGAGAATAGTCCAAGCCCTTTCCAAAAATCAAAAAACTGTTCTTTCGCGGATAAGCTCTTAGAGATAGATTTATCTAAGAACTCGGAAAATTCTTGGACTGAGATCCGAAAAGCCTCGTTGAAAAGATGGTCCTTGTTCCGGTAGTGGCGGTATACTGTGCCGACTCCTACTTTTGCGTGAGCGGAAATTTCAGGGATCCTTGTTTCGAAAAATCCTCTTTCTG
This genomic interval carries:
- a CDS encoding DUF1554 domain-containing protein; this translates as MRYAHSLPFLFLVLSFTSTHCNKADSIDFDSSKSPITGAIMIDPTLLVGVGTPAVPLQLVDSPGAAAPNTVPERSTSSNTVVLELVTPLSPDTGETITFIFSTNNPSAIEIRSIAGSNDNTYTFNPSLQAYQAVISLYLDDPDCVEQKYSIIAIDSVSNVPQSISFDTKDLDKCAFVATNDGKDWQGNFAVDSKLDDDARGFADAACNSSSNKPGNFPSSMTYKALLSVTGPNNGSKTRGIQYNDWPFAANTNYYFGTQNKRMFTTDSGRIYNFNPELSQALGSGLIWTGLLNTWSDATSKILSECAGTNQAGGLVSWSTNSVSISGIVGNLGATDSNLISKQTALGLPDYNVCNKFRYFLCVGQ
- a CDS encoding DUF1554 domain-containing protein, with translation MKGSKSLRTAFILLCLTLWISKCNNAESTALDGSKPSLAGAITIDPSIFWNLFVTLPPYPIEPFLNEGETILSVDENDAADILFGVQNPPSDGSTIQFRFYRNDNLTFVTDYNPDQGGYQDYLTVDFGPNPQNSNFDYKGGFQINSLSDENCINNYYDLVAVDVASGISQTFKVKVNDSDKCIFVATNNGAGYLGNFAKKGIDNLTFAGPIEVADNICNSNIPDGINKDVGYKAMIAVSYSPSGNLRNPSTDWVFSSFRKYFSQSGKKLAYSFSSSTTIGFANADQWTNALGTTGKIWTGFSSIDWTTDTPTQTQCASLQPSGAPYSSWYSATATGTQGVLSAVNGNSIAEMTTTDPAQVIQTSCAQRRNIVCVGQ
- a CDS encoding DUF1554 domain-containing protein; its protein translation is MNLNPKTFFRFIPIVSLFSLFSFCNQANPINLDGSSSAAGVLLNVVLPNIIGAETVPKGLPQLSSNIMYDAGNTSIDLTFSEQSAVDENFTMQIESYTTVSSPSFVGYNTFTLPANTGTHSIGFALNADDDNCLDRAGDKFSFRITKDSTGDTFVYDVNVKDGDYCIFESSSKTVAQLGGLGAMDNHCKNLASGKGLPRNPAYYKAMVGALSTTYGDRNPGETLSSTSFFRTNKRYVRKKGDGTWVKVFSIGGIWPPSSDFDNPLIDSGQYWTGMHSGWGRMDSNTCLNGSESWTDTSGSSSGNLGTSSVVTGDAAYMTLSSCDAPLALPFICVYSPD
- the gpmI gene encoding 2,3-bisphosphoglycerate-independent phosphoglycerate mutase gives rise to the protein MQLKKKTPFSPKKLLFVILDGVGYTPKGPEFGNAIAGANLPFLNKLWKESPTILLKAHGTAVGMPSDEDMGNSEVGHNVLGCGRIFDQGAKLVNNSIAEGLLFEGKAWKEIVENTKTKNSTLHLIGLFSDGNVHAHIDHTKSLIQAAIQEKVPKIRLHILLDGRDVPEKSALDYLTPFEEWLTTLRSKGADVKVASGGGRMTITMDRYEADWSMVERGWKIHVHGEGRAFPDAKTAIETFRKEDPAVIDQYLPSFVVEESGKPVGKILSGDSVVFTNFRGDRAIEISQAFTQKNFDKFDRGNFPEVCYAGMMQYDGDLQLPERFLVSPPAIDRTLGEYMAKSGINQYALSETQKYGHVTFFWNGNRSGKFDSKSEEYKEIPSDVIPFDQTPEMKAQAITAELERVLGENHSDFYRINFPNGDMVGHTGNYPATVKAMEFLDGCMGRLAEACKKNNVVLLVSADHGNADEMYQLDKKGNVQKDKEGKPVPKTSHTLNPVPFSVLDPENKIKLRTDLQEPGLANVAATILDIMGYETPEGYHPSLIAK
- a CDS encoding DUF1566 domain-containing protein, translated to MRARFLIFLVGFGMLCKPIEVHNPAIPFSDAWWETTFVRCILGELDVCLPGPAVSGSLSAKFVSNNPGAVTSSDLTWRSDTAGPYDVRIDADSCTSGTSLITGTAIANTDNITTINASLLPLGASHVRVCVTDPEEDITGSGIFKIVRDDSYPTVSTNPAGGAYTSSQNVSILCSDTGGAGCDKVAYVTDTSTPDIDGATGTVNTGTQYSTAINVPANSTTSFKYLARDKAGNVSAVSTSDVTVDTVTPTISASNPSDGTTGVALSPGSLSLSFAEPMNTGLTMTMTTEIYNGTSWVTIPNSNTIFDWQDSQTLVITVSWVYFPEESQIRWTIPSSSLQDEAGNSVSHQSTFTTTTGATVTGGQVYSGPTTHGTYTLDVTTTDTSTGLVWKTCWEGRSGPGCASGSATNISWGSALDGCAYLNTIHGPGIGYADRENWRLPRAEELYSLVEGGADPYINTTAFPNPVSPATWTASKGITGSPMDQFARTVVFMYGSLNQFDKSLGYALHCVSD
- a CDS encoding TetR/AcrR family transcriptional regulator; the encoded protein is MLAQMENSPLSENIDIPSDPEVTPDQDPKYQTDKESAEERFHKRQDESKERIIRSALKLFAERGFFETRIPEISAHAKVGVGTVYRHYRNKDHLFNEAFRISVQEFSEFLDKSISKSLSAKEQFFDFWKGLGLFSQGKFDQLIMIERNLSSYILDEESTKEAVALKQKISEYFEPAENDKNLKQLYPYLILGSFTGILRFHRIQENHIETSLLEQSAEMLWEGFSKVRPPLTSKKKEKPTKKA